A region from the uncultured Stenotrophomonas sp. genome encodes:
- a CDS encoding putative organic hydroperoxide resistance transcriptional regulator (ohrR) (Evidence 3 : Function proposed based on presence of conserved amino acid motif, structural feature or limited homology; PubMedId : 11983871; Product type pr : putative regulator), whose product MASRTAAVDPSLLRLDRQLCFALYSANLAMNKHYRPLLKALGLTYSQYLVMLVLWERDALTVSEIGERLFLDSATLTPLLKRLQTAGLVTRTRAREDERQVIVALTAAGRALRRKAERIPEQVMCAVGCGLDELAALKRQLETLRLNLEQGT is encoded by the coding sequence ATGGCCTCCCGCACCGCCGCCGTCGATCCCTCGCTGCTCCGCCTGGACAGGCAGCTCTGCTTCGCGCTGTATTCGGCGAACCTGGCGATGAACAAGCACTACCGGCCGCTGTTGAAGGCGCTGGGCCTGACCTATTCGCAGTATCTGGTGATGCTGGTGCTGTGGGAGCGCGACGCGCTGACCGTCTCGGAGATCGGCGAGCGCCTGTTCCTGGATTCGGCCACGCTGACCCCGCTGCTCAAGCGCTTGCAGACGGCCGGCCTGGTCACCCGCACCCGCGCCCGCGAGGACGAGCGGCAGGTGATCGTCGCGCTCACCGCCGCCGGCCGCGCGCTGCGGCGCAAGGCCGAGCGCATCCCGGAGCAGGTGATGTGCGCGGTTGGCTGCGGGCTGGACGAACTGGCCGCGCTCAAGCGGCAACTGGAAACCCTGCGGCTGAATCTGGAGCAGGGAACCTGA
- a CDS encoding conserved hypothetical protein (Evidence 4 : Homologs of previously reported genes of unknown function) has product MAAMTPSQRYAAGVARGDWRDDPAQHAALAELDRIHEALVDSEQDGWLDRLSAFWKKPEAVPGLYFWGGVGRGKTFLVDLFYDGLPIRQKYRTHFHRFMRGIHERLREHQGQSDPLAKIAQEWRNNLRVLVLDEFFVTDIGDAMLLARLLERLFAEGVTLVTTSNTAVENLYLNGLQRDSFLPAIALLQKYCVELYAEGTEDYRMRALTRSPVYRAPLEDDSDAWLAGRWKELSGGEDARAGNIAIEGRKIPVRGRGKSIVWFDFPALCEGPRGPSDYIEIAREFNTVLLGGIPHFDRMNEDAARRFVNLVDELYDRQVNLVCTAQDAPPLLYSGTRLAGAFERTASRLIEMQSAEYLGTAHRH; this is encoded by the coding sequence ATGGCGGCGATGACCCCCTCGCAGCGCTACGCCGCCGGCGTGGCCCGTGGCGACTGGCGCGACGACCCGGCCCAGCATGCCGCACTGGCCGAGTTGGACCGCATACATGAGGCCCTCGTCGATTCGGAGCAGGATGGCTGGCTGGACCGGCTGTCCGCCTTCTGGAAGAAGCCCGAGGCGGTGCCGGGGCTGTATTTCTGGGGCGGCGTCGGCCGCGGCAAGACCTTCCTCGTCGACCTGTTCTACGACGGCCTGCCGATCAGACAGAAGTACCGCACCCACTTCCATCGTTTCATGCGCGGCATCCACGAGCGGCTGCGCGAACACCAGGGCCAGAGCGATCCGCTGGCGAAGATCGCCCAGGAGTGGCGCAACAACCTGCGCGTGCTGGTGCTGGACGAGTTCTTCGTCACCGACATCGGCGATGCGATGCTGCTGGCGCGCCTGCTCGAACGCCTGTTCGCGGAGGGCGTGACGCTGGTGACCACCTCCAACACCGCGGTGGAGAACCTGTATCTCAACGGCCTGCAGCGTGACAGCTTCCTGCCGGCTATCGCGCTGCTGCAGAAGTATTGTGTGGAGTTGTACGCCGAGGGTACCGAGGACTACCGCATGCGTGCGCTGACCCGTTCGCCGGTGTACCGCGCGCCGCTGGAAGACGACAGTGATGCGTGGCTGGCCGGGCGCTGGAAGGAGTTGAGCGGCGGCGAGGACGCGCGTGCCGGCAACATCGCCATCGAAGGCCGCAAGATTCCGGTGCGCGGGCGCGGCAAGAGCATCGTCTGGTTCGACTTCCCGGCGCTGTGCGAGGGCCCGCGCGGGCCCTCGGACTACATCGAGATCGCGCGCGAGTTCAACACCGTGCTGCTCGGTGGCATTCCGCACTTCGACCGCATGAACGAGGACGCCGCGCGGCGCTTCGTCAACCTGGTCGATGAACTGTACGACCGCCAGGTCAACCTGGTGTGCACCGCACAGGATGCGCCGCCGCTGCTGTATTCCGGCACCCGGCTTGCCGGTGCCTTCGAGCGCACCGCCAGCCGCCTGATCGAGATGCAGAGCGCCGAATATCTGGGCACTGCGCACCGCCATTGA
- a CDS encoding Conserved enzyme translates to MQTPSFPTESATLVLDGPAGPLEVAVDPADAEAAAQSVVAVICHPLSTEGGSMHNKVVTMAARALRELGVATVRFNFRGVGTSAGTFDNGEGEQDDLRAVAAWVRAQRPDCTLWLAGFSFGAYVSLRASAALQPQALISIAPPVGRRTWDFDKLQPPANWLVVQGDADEVVDAQAVHQWVESLARPPQLVRMPDTSHFFHRKLIDLRGAIQHEVRRWLPDGSC, encoded by the coding sequence ATGCAGACTCCCTCATTCCCCACCGAATCGGCGACGCTGGTGCTGGATGGCCCGGCCGGGCCGCTGGAAGTCGCCGTCGACCCGGCCGACGCCGAGGCCGCGGCGCAGTCCGTCGTCGCCGTCATCTGCCACCCGCTGTCCACCGAGGGCGGCAGCATGCATAACAAGGTGGTGACGATGGCCGCGCGCGCGTTGCGCGAGCTGGGCGTGGCCACGGTGCGCTTCAATTTCCGCGGCGTCGGCACCTCGGCCGGCACCTTCGACAATGGCGAAGGCGAGCAGGACGACCTGCGCGCGGTGGCCGCATGGGTGCGCGCGCAGCGCCCGGACTGCACGCTGTGGCTGGCCGGCTTCAGCTTCGGTGCCTATGTCTCGCTGCGCGCCAGCGCCGCGCTGCAACCGCAGGCGCTGATCTCGATCGCGCCGCCGGTGGGGCGCCGCACCTGGGATTTCGACAAGCTGCAGCCGCCGGCGAACTGGCTGGTGGTGCAGGGCGATGCCGACGAAGTGGTCGATGCGCAGGCGGTCCACCAGTGGGTGGAATCGCTGGCCAGACCGCCGCAGCTGGTGCGCATGCCCGACACCAGCCATTTCTTCCATCGCAAGCTGATCGACCTGCGCGGCGCGATCCAGCACGAAGTGCGGCGCTGGCTGCCCGACGGCAGCTGCTGA
- the ohr gene encoding Organic hydroperoxide resistance protein yields MSLEKVVYTAQAHVTGGRQGRARGETGLELELSTPTELGGAGGAGTNPEELFAAGYAACFIGALKLVASRGKVSLPGEVTIDSKVGIGPLGDGFGIQVELRVRVPGLAREQAQALVDKAHQVCPYSNATRGNIDVNLVVLD; encoded by the coding sequence ATGTCGTTGGAAAAAGTTGTCTATACCGCCCAGGCCCACGTCACTGGCGGCCGCCAGGGCCGTGCCCGCGGTGAAACCGGGCTGGAACTCGAACTGAGCACGCCCACCGAACTGGGCGGCGCCGGCGGTGCCGGCACCAACCCCGAGGAACTGTTCGCCGCCGGCTATGCGGCCTGCTTCATCGGCGCGCTGAAGCTGGTGGCCAGCCGCGGAAAAGTGTCGCTGCCGGGCGAGGTCACGATCGACAGCAAGGTCGGCATCGGCCCGCTGGGCGACGGCTTCGGCATCCAGGTGGAGCTGCGCGTGCGCGTGCCCGGCCTTGCCCGCGAGCAGGCGCAGGCACTGGTCGACAAGGCGCACCAGGTGTGCCCGTACTCCAATGCCACCCGCGGCAACATCGACGTGAACCTGGTCGTGCTCGACTGA